The Paracoccus sediminicola genome has a segment encoding these proteins:
- a CDS encoding DUF5671 domain-containing protein — MQLTDSLTDFVRQALAAGRSRDEIDAALTRAGWSDREREHALMAWGEEPGMPPVPRPRSTGTARDALMFGLLFITLGIVAFHLGALGFDVIEELIPMPAQHAEPSAGSMRFSMAALIGFVPIFLILHRNSMRTGKENGGTRRSPVRRWLASVTLLLAMLTLLGDLVFVVYALLNGEVTMRFFAKAALVALIAGLIYGYYRGETDG; from the coding sequence ATGCAGCTTACCGACTCCCTCACTGATTTCGTCCGCCAGGCACTCGCTGCCGGGCGCAGCCGCGATGAGATCGACGCCGCGCTGACGCGTGCGGGATGGTCGGACCGCGAAAGAGAACATGCGCTGATGGCATGGGGCGAAGAGCCCGGAATGCCGCCCGTGCCGCGCCCGCGCAGCACCGGCACCGCGCGCGACGCGCTGATGTTCGGATTGCTGTTCATTACGCTCGGCATCGTCGCCTTTCATCTGGGCGCACTCGGTTTCGATGTGATCGAAGAGCTGATCCCGATGCCGGCCCAACATGCCGAACCCAGCGCGGGCAGCATGCGCTTTTCGATGGCGGCGCTGATCGGGTTCGTCCCGATCTTCCTGATCCTGCACCGCAACAGCATGCGCACCGGCAAGGAGAACGGCGGCACCCGCCGGTCCCCTGTCCGGCGTTGGCTGGCCTCCGTGACGCTGCTGCTTGCGATGCTGACCCTGCTCGGGGATCTGGTCTTCGTCGTCTATGCGCTGCTGAACGGCGAGGTCACGATGCGCTTTTTCGCGAAAGCCGCGCTTGTCGCGCTGATCGCCGGCCTGATCTATGGCTATTACCGCGGCGAGACCGATGGCTGA